One Alnus glutinosa chromosome 3, dhAlnGlut1.1, whole genome shotgun sequence genomic region harbors:
- the LOC133864438 gene encoding uncharacterized protein LOC133864438 isoform X2, giving the protein MAGIPSTLFLNTSSLFCHSQRSCRAVNSCFVEKRALVRCSAKKKLGFMDQILDYIEGGPKLRKWYGAPDIPAKDGSDVEDDDQSALVKDKRAALEAFGTYVESMAGDASDKPFLRRALRGVRTIICPNEGFLSNVGALNGVQHLILLSQLSAYKGAGGIQGLMKSNARKLAEQDELMLIASGIPYTIIRAGLLESTPGGRQGFSFEEGIAERGNLSKEDAAFICVEAVDAVPQRGFIFEVANGDEKVSDWQECLARLMEKAEQQLQ; this is encoded by the exons ATGGCGGGTATTCCTTCTACTCTCTTTCTTAACACTAGCTCTCTTTTTTGTCACTCTCAAAGGTCATGCAGAGCAGTGAATTCTTGTTTCGTCGAAAAGCGTGCTCTCGTTCGTTGCTCGGCCAAGAAGAAACTCGGTTTTATGGATCAAATTCTTGATTATATCGAAG GGGGTCCCAAGTTGAGGAAATGGTATGGGGCACCAGATATCCCCGCTAAAGATGGATCCGATGTTGAAGATGATGATCAATCAG CACTGGTGAAGGATAAGCGGGCTGCACTTGAAGCCTTCGGAACTTATGTTGAG TCAATGGCTGGAGATGCAAGTGACAAACCATTTCTAAGGAGAGCTCTAAGAGGAGTTCGCACAATAATATGCCCAAAT GAAGGTTTCTTATCTAATGTTGGGGCCTTGAATGGGGTGCAACATCTAATTCTCTTGTCTCAG TTGTCTGCTTATAAAGGTGCTGGTGGCATTCAAGGTCTCATGAAAAGCAATGCAAGAAAATTGGCTGAGCAAGATGAATTGATGCTGATAGCCTCAGGAATCCCTTACACCATCATCAGGGCTGGGTTGTTAGAAAGCACTCCAGGTGGAAGACAAGGTTTTAGCTTTGAAGAG GGTATTGCTGAAAGGGGAAATCTTAGTAAGGAGGATGCTGCCTTTATTTGTGTGGAAGCTGTTGATGCAGTCCCACAAAGAGGATTCATATTTGAG GTGGCCAATGGAGACGAGAAGGTTTCAGATTGGCAAGAGTGTTTGGCTAGATTGATGGAGAAAGCAGAGCAGCAGCTTCAATAA
- the LOC133864438 gene encoding uncharacterized protein LOC133864438 isoform X3, producing MGHQISPLKMDPMLKMMINQTEVEEVRDAVLVTDGDSEIGQMVILSLIVKKTRVKALVKDKRAALEAFGTYVESMAGDASDKPFLRRALRGVRTIICPNEGFLSNVGALNGVQHLILLSQLSAYKGAGGIQGLMKSNARKLAEQDELMLIASGIPYTIIRAGLLESTPGGRQGFSFEEGIAERGNLSKEDAAFICVEAVDAVPQRGFIFEVANGDEKVSDWQECLARLMEKAEQQLQ from the exons ATGGGGCACCAGATATCCCCGCTAAAGATGGATCCGATGTTGAAGATGATGATCAATCAG ACAGAAGTAGAAGAAGTCAGGGACGCAGTTTTGGTAACTGACGGAGACAGTGAGATAGGCCAG ATGGTAATATTGTCTTTGATTGTCAAAAAAACTCGGGTTAAAGCACTGGTGAAGGATAAGCGGGCTGCACTTGAAGCCTTCGGAACTTATGTTGAG TCAATGGCTGGAGATGCAAGTGACAAACCATTTCTAAGGAGAGCTCTAAGAGGAGTTCGCACAATAATATGCCCAAAT GAAGGTTTCTTATCTAATGTTGGGGCCTTGAATGGGGTGCAACATCTAATTCTCTTGTCTCAG TTGTCTGCTTATAAAGGTGCTGGTGGCATTCAAGGTCTCATGAAAAGCAATGCAAGAAAATTGGCTGAGCAAGATGAATTGATGCTGATAGCCTCAGGAATCCCTTACACCATCATCAGGGCTGGGTTGTTAGAAAGCACTCCAGGTGGAAGACAAGGTTTTAGCTTTGAAGAG GGTATTGCTGAAAGGGGAAATCTTAGTAAGGAGGATGCTGCCTTTATTTGTGTGGAAGCTGTTGATGCAGTCCCACAAAGAGGATTCATATTTGAG GTGGCCAATGGAGACGAGAAGGTTTCAGATTGGCAAGAGTGTTTGGCTAGATTGATGGAGAAAGCAGAGCAGCAGCTTCAATAA
- the LOC133864438 gene encoding uncharacterized protein LOC133864438 isoform X1 — protein sequence MAGIPSTLFLNTSSLFCHSQRSCRAVNSCFVEKRALVRCSAKKKLGFMDQILDYIEGGPKLRKWYGAPDIPAKDGSDVEDDDQSEVEEVRDAVLVTDGDSEIGQMVILSLIVKKTRVKALVKDKRAALEAFGTYVESMAGDASDKPFLRRALRGVRTIICPNEGFLSNVGALNGVQHLILLSQLSAYKGAGGIQGLMKSNARKLAEQDELMLIASGIPYTIIRAGLLESTPGGRQGFSFEEGIAERGNLSKEDAAFICVEAVDAVPQRGFIFEVANGDEKVSDWQECLARLMEKAEQQLQ from the exons ATGGCGGGTATTCCTTCTACTCTCTTTCTTAACACTAGCTCTCTTTTTTGTCACTCTCAAAGGTCATGCAGAGCAGTGAATTCTTGTTTCGTCGAAAAGCGTGCTCTCGTTCGTTGCTCGGCCAAGAAGAAACTCGGTTTTATGGATCAAATTCTTGATTATATCGAAG GGGGTCCCAAGTTGAGGAAATGGTATGGGGCACCAGATATCCCCGCTAAAGATGGATCCGATGTTGAAGATGATGATCAATCAG AAGTAGAAGAAGTCAGGGACGCAGTTTTGGTAACTGACGGAGACAGTGAGATAGGCCAG ATGGTAATATTGTCTTTGATTGTCAAAAAAACTCGGGTTAAAGCACTGGTGAAGGATAAGCGGGCTGCACTTGAAGCCTTCGGAACTTATGTTGAG TCAATGGCTGGAGATGCAAGTGACAAACCATTTCTAAGGAGAGCTCTAAGAGGAGTTCGCACAATAATATGCCCAAAT GAAGGTTTCTTATCTAATGTTGGGGCCTTGAATGGGGTGCAACATCTAATTCTCTTGTCTCAG TTGTCTGCTTATAAAGGTGCTGGTGGCATTCAAGGTCTCATGAAAAGCAATGCAAGAAAATTGGCTGAGCAAGATGAATTGATGCTGATAGCCTCAGGAATCCCTTACACCATCATCAGGGCTGGGTTGTTAGAAAGCACTCCAGGTGGAAGACAAGGTTTTAGCTTTGAAGAG GGTATTGCTGAAAGGGGAAATCTTAGTAAGGAGGATGCTGCCTTTATTTGTGTGGAAGCTGTTGATGCAGTCCCACAAAGAGGATTCATATTTGAG GTGGCCAATGGAGACGAGAAGGTTTCAGATTGGCAAGAGTGTTTGGCTAGATTGATGGAGAAAGCAGAGCAGCAGCTTCAATAA